One window from the genome of Echinicola vietnamensis DSM 17526 encodes:
- a CDS encoding non-ribosomal peptide synthetase, whose amino-acid sequence MNTMNADLTYKVVDYDPFGLAIEKAYASITAQREIWLACKIGGDDANRAYNESISLVLKGEFDQAAFEEALQEVIKRHEALRANFAIDGKQILIQEEMAFSLHTEDISSMDATAEAAFIEQFHREDSLQAFDLENGPLFRMALHKLVTSKHYFTLTIHHLIGDGWSLGVLLEDICKLYNAKVLKMAPQLPKANPLSEYCQQITALENTSEHADTISFWLEKYKHQKKDFTLPVDHPRPVVKNYQSDRLDFKLPKAQIDQVQALGRAAGASLVNTFIAAFELFLSKKSHRKEVVLGVPAAGQSATGLFNLVGHCVNLLPMRSLIDESVPFSAFLRQRNEEILDCYDHQLFTYSSLLNELKRKRDLSKTALVPVIFNLDMGMDTQVHFHGLDHELISNPRSFDNFELALNLTNSKDSYQFEWSYNTALFERTTIIRMMDEFNRLLQTVVANPDIHLSDIYLFDTARLSGFYEKWNNTQQDYPENIPFTRLVHAIANQFPTKTAIEFQNQHITYKELEDQSNRFAAFLKHKNFTKGDRIGLLMPRSADMVIGLLGIVKSGLTYIPIDPALPQDRIQYMLTDASAKAIVTSTALEAFPIAAEQCVFMEDFHQQSENLPNTYQEANIQVSDPVYILYTSGSTGLPKGVLVSHQNLTNLLYSLRDRPGISYADRILAVTTISFDVAGMELFGPLVAGATLVIADTATLKDGRLLLRALDEKKISRIFSTPATYQMLVQVGWDYPLPLKIVSGGEPFQKSLVEKLLPITDEIWNAYGPTETTILSSLKLIEQPEDFDSIGTPINNTEIYLLDDHGQLVDLEETGEIYIGGAGVAIGYWQKEELSAERFIPNPFSIDEKRLYKTGDLGKFKPNGELMCIGRIDNQVKIRGHRIELGEIEQQINQLEGVMASHVAVQQSQQGHKQLVSYVISDDTDLAEATLQAWKERIKAKLPEYMLPSHWVRLKQFPLTPNGKIDHKSLPRPDSSPLKTTSSESSAWSPNEKLIGEIWKDSLKLSYIQLDDDFFELGGHSILAVEVMSSLDKKIDTQLPLTTIFKHPTVRSFAALLENGEEMEAANPSWSSLVPIKPEGSKPPIYVIHGVAANITNYFKLIDHVDKDQPIYGLQAKGLNGLDSPNVGLENIAAHYVNEILAHNPEGPYHIGGYSFGGYVAFEMARQLIAKNKPMGKLIIFDTSVDPMDDNAPKTGLLEMISKEFNKRKVEMQLLVEAPNTFRTTKGRMIKRKTENLLTKIGLQKDKSPLDRNAIIKKIKNINKDAMINYTLKPILTDMVLFKARIKLAPVSEEKYYGWAPYVNTIQVIDIDGDHNSMFDLPFVGPFASKLQDVLDDHA is encoded by the coding sequence TTTGAGGAGGCACTGCAAGAAGTGATCAAGCGGCACGAAGCCCTTCGGGCCAACTTTGCTATCGACGGAAAACAGATCCTTATTCAGGAAGAGATGGCCTTTTCCCTACATACTGAGGACATTTCATCCATGGATGCTACGGCAGAAGCCGCCTTTATCGAACAATTTCACCGTGAGGATTCCCTCCAGGCTTTTGATTTGGAAAACGGACCATTGTTCAGGATGGCCCTTCACAAGCTTGTAACGTCAAAGCATTATTTCACCCTCACCATCCACCACCTTATCGGCGACGGATGGTCGCTCGGGGTTTTATTGGAAGACATTTGCAAACTGTACAATGCAAAGGTTTTAAAAATGGCTCCCCAATTGCCCAAGGCCAATCCACTCAGTGAATACTGCCAGCAGATTACTGCCCTGGAAAACACGTCGGAACATGCCGATACCATTTCTTTTTGGCTTGAAAAATACAAGCACCAGAAAAAAGATTTTACATTACCAGTAGACCATCCTCGCCCCGTTGTAAAAAATTACCAAAGTGACCGGCTGGATTTTAAATTACCCAAAGCCCAGATCGATCAAGTGCAAGCTTTGGGAAGGGCTGCTGGAGCCTCCCTCGTCAATACTTTCATTGCTGCGTTTGAACTATTCCTGTCCAAGAAAAGTCATCGAAAGGAAGTGGTCTTGGGCGTACCTGCCGCCGGACAATCTGCCACAGGACTGTTCAACCTGGTCGGCCATTGTGTCAACCTTCTTCCTATGAGGAGCTTGATAGATGAAAGCGTCCCTTTCAGTGCTTTTTTGCGTCAGCGAAACGAAGAAATACTGGATTGCTACGACCATCAACTGTTTACATACAGCAGTCTCCTAAACGAACTTAAGCGTAAAAGAGACCTCTCGAAGACCGCACTGGTCCCGGTGATCTTTAACCTGGACATGGGCATGGACACACAGGTCCACTTTCATGGGCTCGACCATGAACTGATCAGTAACCCCAGGAGCTTTGACAACTTTGAATTGGCCCTGAACCTGACTAACAGCAAAGACAGCTACCAATTTGAGTGGTCCTATAACACCGCGCTTTTCGAGAGGACGACCATCATCCGGATGATGGATGAATTTAACCGGCTATTGCAAACCGTCGTAGCCAATCCTGACATCCACCTGAGCGACATCTACCTATTTGACACGGCAAGACTGAGTGGATTTTACGAAAAATGGAACAACACCCAGCAAGACTACCCCGAGAACATTCCATTCACGAGGTTGGTGCACGCCATAGCCAATCAATTTCCCACTAAAACGGCCATTGAATTTCAAAACCAACATATCACGTACAAGGAGTTGGAAGACCAATCCAACCGGTTTGCAGCGTTTTTAAAGCATAAAAATTTCACAAAAGGAGATCGAATAGGGCTGTTAATGCCGCGATCTGCGGACATGGTCATTGGCCTGTTAGGGATTGTGAAATCCGGATTGACCTACATCCCTATTGATCCTGCATTGCCGCAAGATCGCATTCAGTACATGCTGACAGATGCCAGTGCAAAAGCCATTGTCACCAGTACGGCGCTGGAAGCGTTTCCTATCGCCGCAGAGCAATGTGTTTTCATGGAAGACTTCCATCAGCAATCCGAAAACCTACCTAATACTTACCAGGAGGCTAATATACAAGTAAGTGACCCGGTTTACATCCTTTATACCTCCGGCTCCACAGGTCTTCCCAAGGGAGTGCTGGTCAGCCATCAAAACCTCACCAACCTCCTCTATAGCCTCAGGGACCGACCCGGAATTTCGTATGCCGATCGGATATTGGCGGTGACCACGATTTCCTTTGATGTGGCGGGGATGGAGCTTTTTGGCCCTTTGGTGGCAGGTGCTACCTTAGTCATTGCCGATACCGCTACCCTGAAAGATGGAAGACTGCTTTTAAGGGCTTTGGATGAGAAGAAGATTTCCCGCATATTCTCCACTCCCGCGACCTACCAAATGCTGGTTCAAGTGGGGTGGGATTATCCATTGCCCCTTAAGATCGTTTCCGGGGGAGAGCCCTTCCAAAAAAGCCTCGTCGAAAAACTACTGCCGATCACGGATGAAATCTGGAATGCCTATGGCCCCACCGAAACCACTATCCTTTCCAGCCTCAAGCTCATTGAACAGCCTGAAGATTTTGATTCGATTGGCACCCCGATAAACAACACGGAAATCTACCTACTTGACGACCATGGACAATTGGTCGATTTAGAGGAGACCGGGGAAATTTATATTGGCGGAGCGGGAGTAGCGATAGGCTATTGGCAAAAGGAAGAGCTTTCCGCTGAGCGCTTTATCCCGAACCCGTTTAGTATTGACGAAAAACGCCTTTACAAAACTGGAGATCTGGGCAAGTTTAAGCCCAATGGTGAGCTAATGTGCATAGGAAGGATCGACAACCAAGTCAAAATAAGAGGGCACCGCATTGAACTGGGGGAAATAGAGCAGCAAATCAATCAATTAGAAGGGGTGATGGCCTCCCATGTAGCGGTACAACAATCGCAGCAAGGCCACAAACAACTGGTATCCTATGTTATCAGTGATGACACTGATTTAGCGGAAGCAACCTTACAAGCCTGGAAAGAACGGATCAAAGCAAAATTACCCGAATACATGCTGCCTTCCCACTGGGTAAGGCTAAAACAGTTTCCCCTCACCCCGAACGGGAAAATTGACCACAAAAGTCTTCCCAGACCGGATTCGAGCCCTTTAAAAACCACTTCTTCGGAAAGTTCAGCGTGGTCTCCAAACGAAAAACTCATTGGAGAAATATGGAAAGACAGCCTTAAATTGAGCTACATTCAGTTGGATGATGATTTCTTTGAACTTGGGGGGCACTCTATCCTTGCCGTGGAAGTCATGAGCTCATTGGATAAAAAAATCGACACCCAACTTCCCCTTACCACGATCTTCAAACATCCAACGGTAAGGTCATTTGCCGCATTATTGGAAAACGGTGAAGAAATGGAAGCGGCAAACCCGTCATGGAGCTCCTTGGTCCCTATCAAGCCAGAAGGAAGCAAACCTCCCATATATGTAATTCATGGCGTCGCTGCCAACATCACTAATTATTTCAAACTCATCGATCATGTGGATAAAGACCAACCCATCTATGGTCTACAGGCAAAGGGATTAAACGGATTGGATAGCCCAAACGTGGGGCTGGAAAATATCGCAGCACACTATGTCAATGAAATCCTAGCACACAATCCTGAAGGGCCATACCATATCGGAGGCTATTCCTTTGGCGGGTATGTGGCATTCGAAATGGCTCGACAGCTTATTGCCAAAAACAAGCCTATGGGCAAACTGATTATATTTGATACCAGTGTAGACCCCATGGATGATAACGCGCCCAAAACGGGACTGTTGGAGATGATCTCGAAGGAATTCAACAAAAGAAAAGTGGAGATGCAGCTGTTGGTTGAGGCTCCGAATACGTTCCGAACCACTAAGGGAAGAATGATCAAACGTAAAACTGAAAACCTATTGACCAAGATAGGCCTTCAAAAAGACAAATCGCCCCTTGATCGGAATGCGATCATCAAGAAAATCAAAAACATCAATAAGGATGCTATGATTAACTACACCCTAAAGCCTATTCTTACCGACATGGTACTCTTCAAAGCCCGCATCAAGCTGGCACCAGTAAGTGAAGAGAAGTATTACGGTTGGGCTCCATATGTGAATACCATCCAGGTTATCGATATAGACGGTGACCATAACAGCATGTTTGACCTGCCATTTGTTGGCCCATTTGCCAGCAAACTTCAGGACGTACTTGATGATCATGCCTGA